Proteins found in one Lycium ferocissimum isolate CSIRO_LF1 chromosome 6, AGI_CSIRO_Lferr_CH_V1, whole genome shotgun sequence genomic segment:
- the LOC132061170 gene encoding uncharacterized protein LOC132061170, with translation MEQARENSRVTWRTEVVKTFLETCIQEVSLNGRLGSSLKPDSWNKAKVVLETSHDFVVTQKKMKNQYDYLNEKYQAWLPITKKTDNVYDPTTNTIRMSNEKWDEYITAHPKAKTLRRSNLRTFQNLQLLIDKHGTASVSTHIVIDSLDDIEDRLGDKNDGASKDSSSQSSIPIENKNLGKKRKNTTSRLPIDEKMNAALELLINKNNALDEEECIKKLDGLGWGEPLYSAALSIFCEGDSYKKTWMKLSGVNKLENYVKTMGKKWEFFDFAD, from the exons ATGGAACAAGctagagaaaattcaagagtgACTTGGAGAACTGAGGTAGTAAAAACTTTTTTAGAAACTTGTATTCAAGAAGTATCGTTGAATGGAAGACTTGGAAGTAGTTTGAAGCCAGATTCATGGAACAAGGCTAAGGTTGTTCTTGAGACTTCTCATGACTTTGTAGTCAcacaaaagaagatgaagaaccaATATGATTAtctaaatgaaaaatatcaagCTTGGTTGCCAATAACTAAAAAGACTGACAATGTTTATGATCCAACAACTAATACTATTCGAATGTCTAATGAGAAGTGGGATGAGTACATAACG GCTCATCCAAAGGCCAAGACATTGAGGAGATCTAACTTAAGAACTTT TCAAAATCTACAACTCTTGATCGACAAGCATGGTACCGCTTCCGTGTCTACTCATATAGTTATAGATTCACTTGATGACATTGAGGATCGACTTGGTGATAAAAATGATGGAGCTTCTAAAGATTCTTCATCTCAATCTTCAATTCCGATTGAAAACAagaatttaggaaaaaaaagaaagaacacaacATCCCGATTGCCAATTGATGAGAAGATGAATGCTGCATTGGAGTTattaattaacaaaaataaCGCGCTTGACGAAGAAGAATGTATCAAAAAATTAGACGGACTTGGATGGGGAGAGCCATTGTACTCTGCAGCTCTTAGTATATTTTGTGAAGGTGATAGCTACAAGAAAACATGGATGAAACTGTCAGGGGTTAACAAATTAGAGAACTATGTCAAAACCATGGGGAAAAAATGGGAATTCTTTGATTTTGCTGATTAG